A window of Bacteroidales bacterium contains these coding sequences:
- a CDS encoding helix-turn-helix domain-containing protein, whose product MDVIIIESKAYKELIDKINSIAEFVAEHRKEDFLNLEEEWVDSYEVCTFLNISQRTLQRLRSKGLISYSLISGKTYYTIAEIKRMLNEKLIRTNQETFQNLIDNHIAYAKQRRIAKKNK is encoded by the coding sequence ATGGATGTTATAATAATAGAATCAAAAGCATATAAAGAGTTAATTGATAAAATCAATTCTATTGCTGAATTTGTTGCAGAACATCGTAAGGAAGATTTTCTAAATTTAGAAGAAGAATGGGTAGATAGTTATGAAGTTTGTACGTTTCTAAATATCAGTCAAAGAACACTACAAAGGCTTCGTTCAAAAGGATTAATCTCTTATTCTCTTATTTCAGGAAAAACTTATTATACAATAGCCGAAATAAAACGAATGCTAAACGAAAAATTAATTCGAACTAATCAAGAAACATTTCAAAATTTAATTGATAATCACATAGCATATGCTAAACAAAGAAGAATTGCTAAGAAAAACAAATAA
- a CDS encoding RteC domain-containing protein, producing the protein MKKEIKNIVKDVENKVKAKETVITDIIKDAPCIISILESGYDKLKSVVSKHGFTDQKEEIFFFKEIKPKLFCKLIYYQNTYHIELQRPITGFAAQKEYFEKELEQINIFYSRNTEFIQYYRSGRTVADSFYFIRGIKEITLNKDSFYFEMDSCFSTAYDFKLTKLLANDMLAAYINNELIKIERKKHSPEKFSEFQSNEKWTDKKVALVELIYAIHSAQSVNSGNIDLKTLAFMFEKVFNIELDDIYHVFLEIRNRKNERTIYLNKLVKVLNERMDEVDA; encoded by the coding sequence ATGAAAAAAGAGATTAAAAACATTGTAAAAGATGTTGAAAACAAAGTTAAAGCAAAAGAAACTGTAATAACAGATATAATAAAAGATGCTCCTTGTATTATTTCTATTTTAGAATCCGGTTATGATAAACTAAAAAGCGTAGTATCAAAGCATGGATTTACAGATCAAAAAGAGGAAATATTCTTTTTCAAAGAAATAAAGCCAAAATTATTTTGCAAGCTGATATATTATCAAAATACATATCATATAGAATTGCAACGTCCAATCACCGGATTTGCAGCTCAAAAAGAATATTTTGAAAAAGAACTAGAGCAAATAAATATTTTTTATAGTAGAAATACGGAATTTATTCAATATTATCGCTCCGGAAGAACAGTTGCAGATTCTTTTTATTTTATTCGTGGTATAAAAGAAATTACATTAAATAAAGATAGTTTTTATTTTGAAATGGACTCTTGTTTTTCAACCGCATACGATTTCAAACTTACTAAATTATTGGCTAATGATATGCTGGCAGCATATATTAATAATGAATTGATAAAAATTGAACGTAAAAAACATAGTCCGGAAAAATTCTCAGAATTTCAATCTAATGAGAAATGGACAGATAAAAAAGTTGCTTTAGTAGAATTGATATATGCCATACATTCAGCCCAAAGCGTCAATTCTGGTAATATAGATTTGAAAACTCTGGCATTTATGTTTGAGAAGGTTTTCAATATTGAACTTGACGACATATATCATGTATTTCTTGAAATTCGAAACAGAAAAAACGAACGAACCATTTATTTAAACAAATTAGTAAAAGTTCTTAATGAGCGGATGGATGAAGTTGATGCTTAA
- a CDS encoding TIGR04149 family rSAM-modified RiPP encodes MNKIKLNKITKNQLTKDEMQSLTGGDKVQVCGCGCCYSGSGGSSSSANASANISSGFYSPACENVWYVVAK; translated from the coding sequence ATGAATAAAATTAAATTAAACAAAATAACTAAAAATCAGCTAACTAAAGATGAAATGCAATCCTTAACAGGAGGCGATAAAGTTCAAGTCTGTGGTTGCGGTTGCTGTTATTCAGGTTCAGGAGGTTCTTCATCTTCTGCAAACGCAAGTGCCAATATTTCATCGGGATTTTACAGTCCTGCTTGTGAAAATGTTTGGTATGTAGTTGCTAAATAG
- a CDS encoding GLPGLI family protein, giving the protein MKRKKIFTTVLLFYCVTNLLGQTIVPSKLINEYNVLDTSIIRVAYSLDIINNIEKPLDITNDIIYLEIGDKLSKSYSYTLFSYDSIATVQYYKGAKAFPLCQKTILPMEVFKNYLQGQNTIIYRSPFDGPIYLYLDDYCKFNWNISSDLKEILGYQCQKATSNFRGRIWEAWFTNEIPISDGPWNFCGLPGLILAISDSEQHYSFTCIGIENTKVQIVMWDWIYEKTIREKLNKYLINFHNNPYSYMQSTLRVSGKSEAELKKYSFPYNPIELE; this is encoded by the coding sequence ATGAAACGAAAAAAAATATTTACCACTGTTCTTTTATTCTATTGCGTTACAAATTTATTGGGACAAACCATTGTTCCATCAAAACTTATTAATGAATATAATGTTTTAGATACTAGTATTATTAGAGTTGCATATTCTCTTGATATAATCAATAATATAGAAAAACCTCTTGATATAACTAATGATATAATATATCTGGAAATTGGTGATAAATTATCTAAAAGTTACAGCTATACTTTATTCTCGTATGATTCCATAGCGACTGTTCAATATTATAAAGGAGCTAAAGCATTTCCATTATGTCAAAAAACAATATTACCGATGGAAGTATTCAAGAATTATCTACAAGGTCAGAACACTATTATATATCGTTCGCCTTTCGATGGACCTATTTATTTATATTTAGATGATTATTGTAAATTTAATTGGAATATTAGTTCAGATCTGAAAGAAATTTTAGGTTATCAATGCCAAAAAGCAACATCTAATTTTAGGGGAAGAATATGGGAAGCATGGTTTACTAATGAAATACCCATTTCGGATGGACCGTGGAATTTTTGTGGACTTCCTGGATTAATTCTTGCAATTTCAGATTCGGAACAACATTATTCCTTTACCTGCATAGGCATTGAAAACACAAAGGTTCAAATTGTTATGTGGGACTGGATATATGAGAAAACAATAAGAGAGAAATTAAATAAATATTTAATTAATTTTCACAACAACCCATACAGTTATATGCAATCTACACTTAGAGTATCCGGAAAATCAGAAGCTGAATTGAAAAAATATTCATTTCCATATAATCCGATAGAATTAGAATAA
- a CDS encoding radical SAM peptide maturase, which produces MIQRKAITKGQIISSLINTPQITFEITDKCNLKCEYCSYGQLYSDYDSRENKDLDIDKAIRFLDYFVELWDLSSSNSINNSVYISFYGGEPLLNFSFIETVVNYINKIKDSKRKFIYSMTTNGILLDKYIDILVANDFSLLISLDGNEYCNSYRINKLGKNSFTHVVENINKLKSKYPNYFANKVNFNTVLHNRNSVAEIYNFFHQTYDKVPSIGSLNDMGIRDDMKIKFIQMFQNVTESLMQSENYGELENQMFLLSPTYHSATVFLMQNSPYKYENYNELLFGKYKNEKIMPSGTCIPFSKKVFITVNGKILPCERIGHQFALGTIEKDYINLDFEEITQKYNVYYSKISPLCNKCYNAKTCIQCIFNIPEIEKSKCNCKGFMNNEMYETYKNLQLSFFARHPEAYNKIMSEVIYK; this is translated from the coding sequence ATGATACAAAGAAAAGCTATTACAAAAGGACAAATAATATCTTCATTAATTAATACACCACAAATTACATTTGAAATTACAGATAAATGCAATCTTAAATGTGAATATTGCAGTTATGGACAATTATATTCTGATTATGATTCAAGAGAAAATAAAGACCTGGATATAGATAAAGCTATTCGCTTTCTTGATTATTTTGTTGAATTATGGGATTTGTCATCAAGCAATTCAATAAATAATTCTGTATATATTAGTTTTTATGGTGGTGAACCTTTATTAAACTTTTCATTTATTGAAACTGTTGTAAATTATATTAATAAAATCAAGGATAGTAAACGTAAGTTTATATATAGCATGACAACTAATGGTATTTTGTTGGATAAATATATTGACATCTTAGTTGCTAATGACTTTAGCCTACTTATAAGTTTAGATGGAAATGAATATTGTAATTCTTATCGTATTAATAAATTAGGGAAAAACTCTTTTACACATGTTGTAGAAAATATAAATAAACTAAAGTCTAAGTACCCTAATTATTTTGCTAATAAAGTTAACTTTAATACGGTATTGCATAATCGTAACTCGGTTGCTGAAATTTATAATTTTTTTCATCAAACTTATGATAAAGTTCCAAGCATTGGTTCATTAAATGACATGGGTATTAGGGATGATATGAAAATAAAATTTATACAAATGTTTCAAAATGTGACCGAGAGTCTTATGCAATCTGAAAATTACGGAGAATTAGAAAATCAAATGTTTTTATTAAGTCCTACTTACCACTCAGCAACTGTATTTTTAATGCAAAACTCGCCATATAAATATGAGAACTATAATGAGTTATTATTTGGTAAGTATAAAAACGAAAAAATAATGCCATCTGGCACTTGTATACCTTTTTCTAAAAAAGTTTTTATAACCGTAAACGGTAAAATTCTTCCTTGTGAAAGAATTGGGCATCAATTTGCTTTAGGAACAATCGAAAAAGATTATATTAATTTAGATTTCGAGGAAATTACACAAAAATACAATGTATATTATTCAAAGATTTCTCCACTATGTAATAAATGTTACAATGCAAAAACATGCATCCAGTGCATTTTTAATATACCGGAAATTGAAAAGTCAAAATGTAATTGTAAAGGTTTTATGAATAACGAAATGTATGAAACTTATAAAAACTTACAACTAAGTTTTTTTGCTCGACATCCTGAAGCATATAATAAAATAATGAGCGAAGTTATTTACAAATAA
- a CDS encoding TIGR04150 pseudo-rSAM protein, with translation MSNTIINAWFTLNKDVYVSFNSSIKIILYNTINGNSFITSNAVHIKLIKEVYNPVNLGVVDLGLYDIADDSIYDFIDEITKLNIGIIIEKKSENKPMNFLPILCLQNDIEKLQQSNQEYLIGDNISQYLHSINLIISNKCSHNCTGCDIYYKQIPSCSKLSDVSFMPLHIIKDIVIKSSYLQVKRINILGGNIIFHPAWNDLLDFLQEYDFSYHLWFNLNQINDPYYLLSLPFNKEINISMPFENNTLLEMIELVNTKKDFTFNFLIEDLSHLELINNISNNYEINSTISPIYNKQNLQFFEENVFLEESDILSEVIEMRKIFCNQKLNSNFFGSLYFLPNGEVKANMNCPTIGYFQNQSIVELIYNELVNNTTWRRIRDGEKCQECIYRFLCPPTSNYEIVLKKENLCNLFNS, from the coding sequence ATGTCAAATACAATTATTAATGCATGGTTTACTTTAAATAAAGATGTTTATGTGTCTTTCAATTCATCCATAAAAATAATTCTCTATAATACTATCAATGGAAATTCATTTATAACTTCTAATGCAGTGCATATCAAACTAATAAAAGAAGTTTATAATCCGGTTAATCTTGGTGTCGTTGATTTGGGATTATATGATATTGCCGATGATAGTATTTATGATTTTATTGATGAAATAACTAAATTAAATATTGGCATAATTATCGAAAAAAAATCTGAAAATAAACCGATGAATTTTCTACCTATTTTATGCCTGCAAAATGATATTGAAAAGTTACAACAATCAAACCAAGAATATTTAATAGGAGATAACATAAGCCAGTATCTACATTCAATTAATTTAATAATATCTAATAAATGTAGTCATAATTGTACAGGATGTGACATTTATTACAAACAAATCCCCTCTTGTTCAAAATTGTCTGATGTATCTTTTATGCCATTGCATATCATAAAAGATATTGTGATAAAATCTTCCTATTTACAAGTTAAAAGAATTAACATACTTGGTGGAAATATTATATTTCACCCTGCATGGAATGACTTATTGGATTTTCTCCAAGAATATGATTTTAGCTATCATTTATGGTTTAACTTAAACCAAATTAATGATCCTTATTATTTATTATCTCTACCTTTCAATAAAGAAATAAATATCTCTATGCCTTTTGAAAATAATACTTTATTAGAAATGATAGAGTTAGTAAACACTAAAAAAGATTTTACTTTTAATTTTCTTATTGAAGATTTATCACATTTAGAGCTAATAAATAATATATCTAATAATTATGAAATAAATTCTACGATTTCACCCATTTATAACAAACAAAATCTTCAATTCTTTGAAGAAAATGTCTTTTTGGAGGAAAGTGATATACTTTCAGAAGTCATAGAAATGAGAAAAATTTTTTGTAATCAAAAATTGAATTCAAACTTTTTCGGTTCCTTATATTTTTTGCCTAATGGGGAAGTAAAAGCAAATATGAATTGTCCGACTATAGGTTATTTCCAAAATCAATCTATTGTTGAGCTAATATATAATGAATTAGTTAACAACACAACTTGGCGTAGAATAAGAGATGGCGAAAAATGCCAAGAATGTATATATAGATTTCTATGTCCGCCAACTAGTAATTACGAAATTGTTTTAAAGAAAGAAAATTTATGTAATTTATTTAACTCATAA
- a CDS encoding peptidase domain-containing ABC transporter, giving the protein MRFKTYIQPDAMDCGATCLRMIAKYYGKDFDFAWLREKCFPTRRGTSLLSISEAAEQIGFHTIGVKINWEQLINDIKLPCIIHWDQKHFVVIYDIKHKSIFRKHQKIYIADPGTGKLSYSKDEFMQHWANTNVDNEQTGIVLILDPTPDFYNNKEKKTRNSIKFLLNYFVKYKKFFAQLILGLLLGSLFQLLFPFLTQSIVDIGIKNQNINFIYLVLLAQFVLIISRTSVDFLQSWILLHISTRINLSLVSDFFIKLMKLPMSFFDSKLIGDLLQRISDHSRIERLLTTQSLSIIFSAFNFIIFSIVLWIYSFKIFLIFLIGSIIYTIWTLFFLNKRKKIDYKYFEQASISQSKTYQLINGMQEIKLQNCAQQKRWEWEDVQADLFKIRIDSLKIEQIQSIGSVVINESKNILITIIAATSVIQGELTLGMMLAVQYIIGQLNAPIEKASQFIYEYQDAKISLERINEIHNKDDENANKTKDRISLLTKDINVSNLTFQYEGPNSPKALDDITLQIPEGKVTAIVGASGSGKTTLIKLFLQYYKIISGEIKVSGISLNDINTDWWRNRCGAVMQDGYVFSESIARNIAVSDDVIDTDRLLFAAKTANIHDFINSLPLKYNTIIGQEGQGISQGQRQRILIARAVYKNPDFIFLDEATNALDASNESVIIRNLEQFYKGKTVVIVAHRLSTVKNADQIIVLEKGEIVETGNHESLIINKGIYYNLVKNQLELGN; this is encoded by the coding sequence ATGAGATTTAAAACATATATTCAACCGGATGCTATGGACTGTGGTGCTACTTGTCTTAGGATGATTGCAAAGTATTACGGTAAAGATTTTGATTTTGCATGGTTAAGGGAGAAATGTTTTCCCACTCGTCGAGGTACATCTCTTTTAAGTATCAGTGAAGCTGCGGAACAAATTGGATTCCATACTATAGGCGTAAAAATTAATTGGGAACAATTAATAAATGATATAAAATTACCTTGCATTATACATTGGGATCAAAAACATTTTGTTGTCATATATGATATAAAGCATAAAAGTATATTTAGAAAACATCAGAAGATATATATAGCTGATCCCGGAACAGGAAAACTTTCTTATAGTAAAGATGAGTTTATGCAACATTGGGCAAACACGAATGTAGATAATGAACAAACCGGCATCGTTTTAATTCTTGATCCTACACCTGATTTTTACAATAATAAAGAAAAAAAAACTCGTAACAGTATTAAGTTTTTATTAAACTACTTCGTTAAATATAAAAAGTTTTTCGCTCAACTTATTCTTGGGTTATTATTAGGCAGTTTATTTCAATTGTTATTCCCATTTCTTACTCAATCAATAGTTGATATCGGTATAAAAAATCAAAATATTAATTTTATATACCTTGTGTTATTAGCACAATTTGTCCTTATAATTAGTCGTACTTCTGTTGATTTTTTACAAAGTTGGATATTACTGCACATAAGCACTCGTATCAATTTATCCCTTGTTTCTGATTTCTTTATCAAACTAATGAAGCTTCCAATGAGTTTCTTCGACTCAAAACTTATTGGGGATTTATTACAGCGTATTTCAGATCATAGCAGGATTGAACGCCTCCTCACTACCCAATCATTAAGTATTATATTCTCTGCATTCAATTTTATAATTTTCAGTATTGTATTATGGATTTATAGTTTTAAAATATTTTTGATATTCTTAATCGGTAGTATTATTTATACAATCTGGACTTTATTTTTTCTGAATAAGCGTAAGAAGATTGATTATAAATACTTTGAACAAGCATCAATAAGTCAAAGTAAAACTTATCAATTAATAAACGGTATGCAAGAAATCAAATTGCAAAATTGTGCACAGCAAAAGCGTTGGGAATGGGAGGATGTTCAGGCAGATCTGTTTAAAATAAGAATTGATTCATTAAAAATTGAGCAAATTCAAAGTATCGGAAGTGTTGTTATAAATGAGTCAAAAAATATACTAATTACTATCATTGCTGCAACTTCTGTTATACAAGGTGAATTAACTCTGGGGATGATGCTCGCGGTTCAATATATTATCGGTCAGCTTAATGCTCCAATTGAAAAAGCTAGTCAGTTTATTTATGAATATCAAGATGCAAAGATAAGTTTAGAAAGAATTAATGAGATACATAACAAAGATGACGAAAATGCAAATAAAACAAAAGATAGAATTTCTCTCTTAACAAAAGATATTAATGTTTCAAATCTTACATTTCAATATGAAGGTCCGAATTCGCCAAAAGCATTAGATGATATAACATTGCAAATCCCAGAAGGGAAAGTTACTGCAATTGTTGGTGCGAGTGGAAGCGGTAAAACAACTCTAATCAAACTTTTTTTGCAATATTATAAAATTATTTCCGGTGAAATAAAAGTGAGTGGCATTAGTCTTAATGATATAAATACAGATTGGTGGAGAAATCGTTGTGGAGCAGTAATGCAAGACGGATATGTTTTTTCAGAATCAATAGCTCGGAATATTGCCGTTTCAGACGATGTTATTGACACAGACAGGTTGTTATTCGCCGCAAAAACTGCAAACATTCATGATTTTATAAATTCTTTACCATTAAAATACAATACAATCATCGGACAAGAAGGGCAAGGAATAAGTCAAGGTCAACGTCAACGAATATTAATAGCAAGAGCTGTATATAAGAATCCGGATTTTATATTCTTAGATGAAGCCACGAATGCGTTAGATGCTAGTAATGAAAGTGTCATTATAAGAAATCTTGAGCAATTTTACAAGGGAAAAACTGTAGTAATTGTTGCACACCGCCTCAGTACAGTAAAAAATGCAGATCAAATAATTGTACTTGAAAAAGGGGAAATAGTTGAAACAGGTAACCATGAGTCTCTTATAATAAATAAAGGCATATATTATAATTTAGTTAAAAATCAGCTTGAATTAGGAAATTAA
- the ltrA gene encoding group II intron reverse transcriptase/maturase, whose protein sequence is MTQNQNAKPFIIDKHTVMDAWKRVKANKGSAGIDNVSITDFEGNLKCNLYKLWNRMSSGSYFPDAVKLVDIPKSSGGTRPLGIPTVEDRVAQMAVVMLIEPRMEQEFHADSYGYRPNRSAHDALAKARERCWRYDWVLDMDISKFFDTIDHDLLMKAVERHVHEKWILLYIKRWLKVPYATQSGERIERNMGVPQGSVIGPVLANLYLHYAFDKWMSIYYPSIPFERYADDTICHCRNLEEAQRLETSIIERFATCKLKLNEAKTRIVYCKDGKRKGEHTEITFDFLGYTFQPRALRNKSGQVFNGFSPAISKKAKKRIHEKMRCWNLSRRVQIKLSDIAVGINAEVRGWINYYGKFYSSSLKSFLQEINLKLARWAERKYKRFRRNPNKAYKWLVKVASENPRLFYHWQYGAKPNRLKPFG, encoded by the coding sequence ATGACACAAAATCAAAACGCAAAACCGTTTATAATCGACAAGCATACAGTAATGGATGCTTGGAAACGGGTTAAAGCAAACAAAGGAAGTGCGGGGATTGACAATGTAAGTATAACCGATTTTGAGGGTAATCTCAAATGTAACTTATACAAGCTGTGGAACCGCATGAGTTCGGGAAGTTACTTTCCTGATGCTGTAAAGTTGGTGGATATACCTAAATCTTCGGGTGGGACACGTCCATTAGGTATTCCAACAGTAGAAGACCGTGTCGCTCAAATGGCGGTTGTCATGCTGATAGAACCGAGAATGGAACAAGAGTTTCATGCAGATTCGTATGGTTATCGACCGAATCGAAGTGCTCATGATGCATTGGCAAAAGCACGGGAGCGCTGTTGGCGGTATGATTGGGTATTGGATATGGATATCAGCAAATTCTTTGATACCATAGACCATGATTTACTCATGAAGGCCGTAGAGCGTCATGTTCATGAAAAGTGGATACTGCTTTACATAAAGCGTTGGTTGAAAGTTCCGTATGCGACTCAATCTGGAGAACGCATAGAAAGAAACATGGGTGTACCGCAAGGTTCAGTCATAGGGCCGGTTCTTGCGAACCTGTATCTTCACTATGCGTTCGACAAATGGATGTCGATTTACTATCCATCTATTCCTTTTGAACGTTATGCCGATGATACGATATGTCATTGTCGGAATCTTGAAGAAGCCCAAAGGCTTGAAACGTCCATAATCGAACGTTTTGCAACCTGCAAGTTAAAGCTGAACGAAGCCAAGACACGTATAGTTTACTGCAAAGACGGAAAACGAAAAGGAGAGCATACTGAAATTACATTTGATTTCTTAGGCTATACCTTTCAACCCCGTGCTTTGAGAAACAAAAGTGGTCAGGTTTTCAATGGCTTTTCCCCTGCAATCAGCAAGAAAGCTAAGAAACGCATCCACGAAAAGATGCGATGCTGGAATCTGAGCAGGCGTGTGCAGATAAAACTATCTGACATTGCTGTAGGTATAAATGCGGAGGTTCGAGGTTGGATAAACTATTACGGAAAATTCTATAGTAGTTCGCTGAAATCCTTTCTTCAGGAAATCAATTTGAAATTAGCACGTTGGGCAGAAAGGAAGTATAAGCGTTTTAGGAGAAATCCGAACAAGGCTTATAAGTGGTTAGTGAAAGTGGCATCTGAAAATCCTCGTTTGTTTTATCATTGGCAATATGGAGCCAAACCTAACAGATTGAAGCCGTTTGGATAA
- a CDS encoding LuxR C-terminal-related transcriptional regulator produces the protein MISNDITPAELWAKQQISNLDVDYDLWNKKRESIKDFAQMSQSCIFTVDVFKERYDFASDNFSTIFGYNPAWIKTIRKQGDLLEERIHPDDRRQLIEYQIEHGQFIYSLPIEERNDYLQIFQYRMLNAKEHYVNVISRHQVIEKDKNGKAWIIMGIIDISPNQISAEKIKRTVINCKTGEILTSALIPIEKQLTNREKEILLLIRQGFLSKEIADKLSISIYTVNNHRKNILAKLNVDNVIEAINTARDFGIIY, from the coding sequence ATGATTTCCAACGACATAACTCCTGCAGAATTATGGGCAAAACAGCAAATTAGTAATCTTGACGTTGACTATGATTTGTGGAATAAGAAGAGAGAATCTATAAAAGATTTCGCCCAAATGAGCCAGAGCTGTATTTTCACAGTTGATGTATTTAAAGAGAGATACGATTTCGCTTCCGATAACTTCTCTACTATTTTCGGATATAATCCCGCATGGATAAAAACAATAAGAAAACAGGGCGATTTATTGGAAGAAAGAATCCATCCTGACGATAGGAGACAACTTATAGAATATCAAATCGAACACGGACAATTTATTTATTCACTCCCCATAGAAGAAAGAAACGATTACCTACAGATATTTCAATACCGGATGCTGAATGCAAAAGAACATTATGTAAATGTTATCAGTCGTCATCAGGTTATTGAAAAAGATAAGAACGGTAAGGCATGGATTATAATGGGAATAATAGATATATCCCCTAACCAGATATCCGCAGAAAAAATCAAAAGAACGGTTATTAATTGCAAAACGGGTGAGATACTTACATCTGCATTAATTCCGATAGAGAAACAACTTACTAACCGTGAAAAAGAAATACTATTATTAATTCGCCAAGGTTTTTTAAGTAAAGAAATTGCAGATAAATTGAGCATCAGCATTTATACGGTTAATAATCACAGAAAAAATATATTGGCAAAGCTTAATGTCGATAATGTAATAGAGGCAATTAATACTGCCCGCGACTTTGGAATAATCTATTAA
- a CDS encoding phosphoglycerate mutase family protein yields the protein MNILKLAEQSQQNAWKVLEETCIIPTWERIGATVNIVGSLKSGLFMKNRDIDMHIYTDKLNIAESFSVIQELAERLSLKEIQYKNGIKTEEECIEWHALYEDKDMNIWKFDMIHIRKGSKYDGTVEKVTEAIIKKLTPEIRKTILQIKYDVPDGIMIPGIEIYHAVFTGNVKNYEGLKQWQRANPLTNSLDWLP from the coding sequence ATGAATATTCTTAAACTTGCAGAACAGAGTCAACAGAATGCATGGAAGGTATTGGAAGAGACATGTATCATTCCGACGTGGGAACGCATTGGGGCAACTGTTAATATAGTTGGTTCACTCAAATCCGGTCTGTTTATGAAAAATAGGGATATAGATATGCATATTTATACGGATAAACTTAATATTGCGGAAAGTTTCTCTGTTATACAGGAATTGGCGGAGAGGCTGTCTTTGAAAGAAATTCAATATAAAAACGGGATTAAAACGGAAGAGGAATGTATTGAATGGCATGCATTATACGAAGATAAAGATATGAATATATGGAAATTCGACATGATTCATATTCGCAAAGGGTCAAAATATGACGGCACAGTAGAAAAGGTTACCGAAGCCATAATCAAAAAACTAACTCCCGAAATACGCAAAACAATTCTTCAGATTAAATATGATGTGCCGGATGGTATAATGATTCCGGGTATAGAGATATATCATGCAGTATTTACTGGAAATGTGAAAAATTATGAGGGATTGAAACAATGGCAAAGAGCCAATCCGTTGACAAACAGTTTAGATTGGTTGCCTTAA